A window of Mucilaginibacter paludis DSM 18603 contains these coding sequences:
- a CDS encoding MarR family winged helix-turn-helix transcriptional regulator has product MKSYQLIHQLIDLVRELEEENQSRELSIQDFTGFLLNKVGDVAGSAVNSEVRFGDSDNVALEIAYQLDNNIGRLFVFMSRYAKSYIKKALEGTPLQTGEDFTALAILLTHHHLSKSELISYNLQEKTSGTEVIRRLIAEGLVRQWADLKDKRSKHIAITDAGKELLYRVFVDMNYVGKMITGQLTVAEKFTLQYLLQKLENFHLEHHEKKTILSKADLRNFAENNAQVV; this is encoded by the coding sequence ATGAAATCATACCAACTTATTCATCAGTTGATCGATCTTGTACGGGAACTGGAAGAAGAAAACCAATCGCGTGAACTTTCCATCCAGGATTTTACAGGTTTTCTGTTGAATAAAGTTGGCGATGTTGCCGGTAGTGCTGTTAATAGCGAAGTGAGGTTTGGCGATAGTGATAATGTCGCTTTAGAAATTGCTTATCAGTTGGATAACAACATCGGCAGATTGTTTGTGTTTATGAGCCGTTATGCAAAATCATACATCAAAAAAGCGCTCGAAGGAACCCCGCTGCAAACAGGCGAAGATTTTACGGCCCTCGCTATTTTGCTTACCCATCATCATTTATCCAAAAGCGAATTGATCAGTTATAATCTACAGGAAAAAACATCCGGAACCGAAGTAATCAGGCGCTTGATTGCCGAAGGCCTGGTGAGGCAATGGGCTGATTTAAAAGATAAAAGAAGCAAGCATATTGCCATAACAGATGCTGGCAAAGAATTGCTTTACCGGGTATTTGTTGATATGAACTACGTAGGTAAAATGATCACCGGCCAATTAACCGTCGCCGAGAAATTTACCCTACAGTATCTTTTACAAAAGCTGGAAAACTTCCACCTGGAACATCACGAAAAGAAAACCATTCTATCCAAAGCCGACCTCAGAAACTTTGCAGAGAATAATGCACAGGTAGTATGA
- a CDS encoding IS110 family RNA-guided transposase, giving the protein MKQGTQLDFSGQTIFVGIDVHKKSWKVSLRSTHMELKTFSQEPSPKALSGHLQQNYPSADYRLVYEAGFCGFGYQRQFSELGMSCIVVNPADVPLTDKEKQRKSDTVDCRKLSKTLSEGALKGIFVPGIEQQDDRGIIRVYQQMIKDQTRYKNRIKGWLNFQDQSVTVDTDKYWSNHYICLLKALCLPSSARINLDILLQGYQQTRIMVLTATREVRALSRQPRYQQIIKLIRTIPGIGEITALLFVTEIGDIERFDSLDALCGYIGLVPDMHSSGDQKIILGLTKRAHHQLREKLIEASWIAVRLDPAMTLAFNNLCKKMKKNKAIIRIAKKMLNRIRFVMKNQKPYVTSVVK; this is encoded by the coding sequence ATGAAACAAGGTACACAATTAGATTTTAGCGGACAAACTATTTTTGTTGGCATAGATGTACACAAGAAGTCCTGGAAGGTCAGCCTTCGCAGCACCCATATGGAGCTAAAGACGTTTTCCCAGGAACCTTCACCTAAGGCCTTAAGCGGGCATCTACAACAGAACTATCCTTCGGCCGATTACAGGCTCGTTTACGAAGCCGGTTTTTGCGGCTTTGGCTATCAGCGACAGTTTAGTGAGCTGGGGATGTCCTGCATCGTCGTAAATCCTGCCGATGTCCCGCTGACAGACAAGGAAAAGCAGCGCAAATCAGATACGGTCGATTGCCGGAAACTCAGTAAAACATTAAGTGAAGGAGCCCTGAAAGGTATCTTCGTGCCTGGCATCGAGCAACAGGATGACCGCGGTATTATCCGTGTTTACCAGCAAATGATCAAAGATCAGACACGCTATAAGAACCGAATAAAAGGATGGCTTAACTTCCAGGACCAGTCGGTGACGGTAGACACCGATAAATACTGGTCGAATCATTATATCTGCCTGCTCAAGGCCCTTTGCTTGCCTTCATCAGCACGGATCAACCTGGATATTCTGCTACAGGGATACCAGCAGACCCGTATCATGGTACTCACAGCCACCAGGGAAGTCAGAGCCCTATCCAGGCAGCCACGTTATCAACAAATTATAAAACTGATCCGGACCATCCCCGGTATAGGCGAGATTACCGCCTTATTATTTGTCACAGAGATCGGCGACATTGAACGCTTTGATTCCCTGGATGCCTTGTGTGGATATATAGGCTTGGTACCGGATATGCATAGTTCCGGCGATCAAAAAATCATATTGGGGCTCACTAAAAGAGCTCATCATCAATTACGGGAGAAGCTTATCGAGGCCTCTTGGATAGCTGTCAGGCTCGACCCGGCCATGACGCTGGCTTTCAATAACCTTTGCAAAAAAATGAAAAAGAATAAGGCCATCATCAGGATAGCTAAAAAAATGCTCAACCGGATACGGTTCGTTATGAAGAATCAAAAACCTTACGTAACTTCGGTTGTCAAATAA
- a CDS encoding SDR family oxidoreductase produces MRVFVTGASGFVGSAIVKELLSSGHQVLGLVRSDSAAQKLTASGAEVCLGDVNNIEIIQRAASTCDAVIHTAFNHDFSQYKANCEADRIVIEAFGEALMGSEKPLVITSALGLLNYDRPVTEDDALQVSSTIVPRAASEEAATAVSAKGVRVYVVRLPASVHGSGDHGFIPVVINTARDKGESAYVGEGHNRWPAVHRDDAAIVYRLVVEKQPSLKVLHAVAEEGIAFKQIAKVIGDGLHLPVISKTGDDIAAHFGWFAHFASIDCPSSNKKTVEQLGWEPKGAGLIEDIKNAGYL; encoded by the coding sequence ATGCGTGTATTTGTTACTGGAGCATCCGGATTTGTAGGCTCCGCTATTGTAAAAGAACTCCTATCATCTGGCCACCAGGTACTCGGATTGGTGCGCTCGGATAGTGCAGCCCAAAAATTGACAGCAAGCGGGGCCGAAGTGTGCCTGGGCGACGTCAATAATATTGAAATCATCCAGCGTGCTGCAAGCACTTGCGATGCCGTTATCCATACGGCCTTTAACCACGACTTTTCGCAATATAAAGCCAATTGCGAAGCCGACCGTATTGTGATTGAAGCTTTTGGAGAAGCACTTATGGGTTCTGAAAAGCCTTTAGTAATTACCTCTGCGTTGGGCCTTTTGAACTATGACCGCCCGGTAACAGAGGATGATGCTTTACAGGTTAGTTCGACCATAGTACCGCGCGCCGCTTCAGAAGAGGCTGCGACCGCTGTAAGCGCCAAAGGTGTACGGGTTTATGTTGTACGCTTGCCGGCAAGCGTTCATGGTAGCGGCGATCATGGTTTTATACCGGTGGTTATTAATACCGCCAGGGACAAGGGCGAATCTGCCTATGTTGGCGAAGGCCATAACCGCTGGCCAGCGGTGCACAGGGATGATGCGGCAATTGTTTACCGTTTGGTTGTTGAAAAACAACCATCACTAAAGGTATTGCATGCGGTAGCTGAGGAAGGTATTGCCTTTAAACAAATTGCCAAAGTAATTGGTGATGGACTGCACCTGCCGGTTATTAGCAAAACCGGAGATGATATTGCCGCGCACTTTGGTTGGTTTGCACATTTCGCCTCGATAGATTGCCCCTCCTCAAACAAAAAAACAGTTGAACAACTTGGATGGGAGCCGAAAGGTGCTGGATTGATAGAGGACATCAAGAACGCGGGTTATTTATAG
- a CDS encoding Crp/Fnr family transcriptional regulator, whose amino-acid sequence MHADFENYLKTHTRLPEDAILRISGRATSRLLRRNEYLFREGETCRHKVFVVSGLLRTFSTSAEGAEHIVQFSPENSWTLDVESYDKQIPSRVSIGAVEPSTVLCWNRADFNTLLAEIPQLKKFSEQLIARNIYDSRRRILTTLSATSEEKYEDFVQNYPGYVSRLPLRMVAAYLGISLKTLTRIRHAQLQR is encoded by the coding sequence ATGCACGCCGATTTTGAAAACTACCTGAAAACCCATACCCGTCTGCCGGAAGATGCTATCCTGCGGATAAGCGGCCGTGCAACATCAAGGTTACTGCGCCGCAACGAGTACCTGTTTCGTGAGGGCGAAACTTGCCGCCATAAGGTGTTTGTAGTAAGCGGATTGCTGCGCACCTTCAGTACTTCTGCCGAGGGTGCCGAACATATTGTGCAGTTTTCGCCCGAGAACAGTTGGACGCTGGATGTTGAAAGCTATGACAAGCAGATTCCCTCACGTGTTAGTATCGGCGCAGTTGAACCAAGTACGGTACTGTGTTGGAACCGGGCCGACTTTAACACCTTACTGGCCGAAATCCCACAGCTGAAAAAATTTTCGGAACAGTTAATAGCGAGGAATATTTACGACAGCAGGCGACGAATATTAACAACACTAAGTGCCACATCAGAGGAAAAGTACGAAGACTTTGTTCAAAACTACCCAGGCTACGTGTCAAGATTACCGCTGCGTATGGTAGCCGCTTATCTTGGCATATCACTTAAAACATTAACCCGCATACGCCACGCACAGCTTCAGCGCTAA
- a CDS encoding TolC family protein, producing the protein MKKIHFNQKSLSVLLLMAAIFGLSLTARAQNGKTKFPAIEHVPDTNKIGFPVMPNATDTGKNGGIYLNLRQCIDYALTHQPALNKSLINVDITRQTNAVNLAGWLPQVNASGNLVHYIQQSNTNISTTTSGTTGAGTSTGSSSTLRSSYANTFVPELAVSQAIVSPELLYNSRSAPLLVKQAQQVTDSTKIYVVAAVSKAFYNVLLTLQQINVLKEDTARLGRNLRDTYHQYKSGIVDETDYLQATITLNNSKTQLKQANENVIPQYAALKQLMGYEPEKQFNVTIDTVQMMNDIRIDTTKQLQYEKRVEYQQIITRRDLQFELTHYYKYAYIPTVSGFFNYNLQFANNNFPSLLSNSYPSSLIGLSLNIPIFTGFARVHNLRKSRLQEQEIHWDEVDLRSQLYKEYASGLAGYKSNLYNFNMQQKNVAMARRVYFVVNLQYKQGIVAYLNVITAESNLITSEINYTNALFQLLSSKIDLEKAMGDITY; encoded by the coding sequence ATGAAGAAAATACATTTTAATCAAAAAAGCCTAAGTGTTTTGTTATTAATGGCGGCAATTTTTGGACTGTCATTAACAGCACGTGCGCAAAACGGCAAAACTAAATTCCCAGCTATAGAGCACGTGCCCGATACTAATAAAATAGGTTTCCCTGTTATGCCCAACGCTACCGACACCGGCAAAAACGGAGGCATCTATCTAAACCTGCGCCAATGTATCGACTACGCGCTTACCCATCAGCCGGCTTTAAACAAATCGCTCATTAATGTTGATATTACCCGTCAAACCAATGCCGTTAACCTGGCCGGGTGGTTGCCGCAGGTTAATGCCAGCGGTAATCTGGTCCATTATATACAGCAGTCAAATACCAATATATCAACCACCACGTCGGGCACAACCGGTGCAGGCACTTCTACGGGTTCGTCAAGTACCTTACGGTCAAGCTATGCCAATACCTTTGTCCCGGAATTGGCGGTTTCGCAAGCCATTGTCAGTCCGGAGTTGCTGTACAATTCAAGGAGTGCGCCCTTGCTGGTTAAGCAGGCCCAGCAGGTTACCGACAGTACCAAAATTTACGTAGTAGCTGCTGTTAGTAAAGCCTTTTACAATGTGCTGCTTACCTTGCAGCAGATCAATGTGTTAAAAGAAGATACTGCCCGTTTAGGCCGCAACCTGCGCGATACCTACCACCAATATAAAAGCGGTATTGTTGACGAAACCGACTATCTGCAGGCCACCATTACGCTCAATAACTCAAAAACGCAACTCAAACAGGCCAACGAGAATGTAATACCGCAATACGCCGCCCTGAAACAATTAATGGGTTACGAACCGGAGAAGCAATTTAATGTAACTATCGATACCGTACAGATGATGAACGATATCCGGATCGATACCACCAAGCAGCTGCAATATGAAAAACGGGTGGAGTACCAGCAGATCATCACCCGCCGCGATTTACAGTTTGAATTAACGCATTACTATAAATATGCCTATATACCTACCGTATCCGGCTTTTTTAATTATAACCTGCAGTTTGCCAATAATAATTTCCCAAGCCTTTTATCCAACTCGTACCCCAGCTCGCTGATCGGCCTGTCGCTCAATATTCCCATTTTTACGGGTTTTGCGCGGGTGCATAACCTCCGGAAATCGCGTTTGCAGGAGCAGGAAATCCATTGGGACGAGGTTGACCTGCGCTCGCAGCTTTATAAAGAGTACGCCAGCGGCTTGGCCGGTTATAAGAGCAACCTGTACAACTTTAACATGCAGCAAAAAAATGTGGCCATGGCCAGGCGTGTTTACTTTGTGGTTAACCTGCAATACAAGCAGGGCATTGTGGCCTACCTAAATGTGATAACCGCCGAATCAAACCTCATTACATCCGAAATAAATTATACCAACGCGCTGTTCCAACTGCTGTCGAGCAAAATAGACCTGGAAAAAGCCATGGGAGATATTACTTATTAA
- a CDS encoding efflux RND transporter periplasmic adaptor subunit yields the protein MKRVLLLTTIFISVMILAACKKKQPPVNPEVPVNLYKVTAKPVLYYDQYPSTTAALSQVTLLPQVQGAVTGIFFTEGSHVKKGQKLYEIDRRIYQDSYDAAVANRKVTEGTLTQAQQDADRYEYLNKYNAVAKQLYDHAVITLQNARSQVKSADQAVKTAKTNLSYAVVYAPFDGTIGFSQVKLGNVVTANSTVLNTISTDNPMAVDFVINEKQLPRFEKLQQNKHQDTDSLFTILLSDNSLYPVNGKIAVIDRAVNSQTGTITIRLVFNNPQGLLRVGMSCVVRVHNQEAGPQLLVPGKAVVEQMGEYFVYTAQDSLMNNPKAGADSAKNKIKKLVAVQKKVQVGQTIGANMIIKSGLNKGERIVVDGVQLLHDGSQITTANKVGPSAGGKGGR from the coding sequence ATGAAGAGAGTACTATTGTTAACCACCATTTTTATCAGTGTGATGATATTGGCAGCCTGCAAAAAAAAGCAGCCGCCTGTAAACCCCGAAGTCCCCGTTAACTTATATAAGGTTACGGCAAAGCCCGTATTGTATTATGATCAATATCCATCAACCACGGCTGCGTTAAGCCAGGTTACCCTGTTGCCACAAGTGCAGGGTGCCGTTACCGGGATATTTTTTACCGAAGGCAGCCATGTTAAAAAAGGGCAAAAACTTTATGAAATAGATAGGCGCATTTACCAGGATAGCTATGATGCCGCCGTGGCTAACCGCAAGGTTACCGAAGGCACCCTTACCCAGGCCCAGCAGGATGCCGACCGCTACGAATACCTTAATAAATACAATGCCGTGGCCAAGCAACTGTATGACCATGCCGTCATCACCCTGCAAAATGCCCGGAGCCAGGTAAAATCGGCAGATCAGGCTGTTAAAACAGCTAAAACCAATTTGAGCTATGCTGTTGTTTACGCACCGTTTGATGGCACCATCGGCTTTAGCCAGGTAAAATTAGGCAATGTGGTTACAGCCAACTCAACGGTTTTGAATACCATATCTACCGATAACCCGATGGCGGTTGATTTTGTGATCAACGAAAAACAATTACCCCGTTTTGAAAAACTGCAGCAAAACAAGCATCAGGATACGGATTCGCTTTTCACCATCCTGTTATCTGATAACTCGCTGTATCCGGTTAACGGAAAAATAGCGGTGATAGATCGTGCCGTAAACTCGCAAACCGGTACCATTACCATCAGGCTGGTATTTAATAATCCCCAGGGCCTGCTAAGGGTTGGCATGAGCTGCGTTGTGCGGGTACATAACCAGGAAGCCGGCCCGCAATTGCTGGTGCCCGGCAAGGCGGTTGTTGAGCAAATGGGCGAATACTTTGTATATACTGCCCAGGACAGCCTGATGAACAACCCCAAGGCAGGTGCCGACTCGGCTAAAAACAAGATCAAAAAACTGGTGGCCGTACAAAAAAAGGTCCAGGTGGGGCAAACCATTGGTGCCAACATGATTATTAAAAGCGGCCTGAACAAAGGCGAACGAATTGTAGTTGACGGCGTGCAGCTGTTGCACGATGGTTCGCAAATTACCACCGCCAACAAGGTTGGCCCATCGGCAGGCGGTAAGGGTGGGAGGTAA
- a CDS encoding efflux RND transporter permease subunit, with translation MIANTFIKRPVTAIVISIVLIITGTVSILLLPIDQYPDITPPIVQVNGQFTGADAQTVEQTVATPIEEQVNGTPGMEYMQSNSTNNGQMTMNVTFKTGTDIDVAALDVQNRVSIATPLLPSVVSRLGLTVRAVNPSMLMMVAIYAPKGTHNVTFLDNYTNIYIQDALLRVPGVGSINRFTDDFSMRIWMNPDKMASYSLTPADVIAALNAQNVQVAAGTAGVPPQASTQTYELGILVNGRLSKVSEFEKVIVKTIPGTGQLVYLKDVARVELGKFTFSSNSFVDGHKASYLQIYQAPGSNALETANGVYAALAKLKQTFPADVEYRVPFESVTVVKVSMQDVVGTLLKTLGLVAVVVFLFLQNWRSTLIPVLAIPVSIFGTFCFFIPLGFTINTLTMFGFVLAIGIVVDDAIIVVEAVQHYIDHDHMSPKEATYKAMKDISAPVIAIALILAAVFVPVGFIPGIVGRLYQQFAITIAISVIISAFIALSLTPALCTLLLKPSPAGQEAKGLNKWFVKFNDWFQRITDSYTEGVKKSIKASRLVIIILLCICAGTYFLFQRKPSGFIPSEDDGNLYVTFQLPPASSTARSVEVMSQLMKVIGSTPGVAHYAALSGLNVVTNASNSNNGTIYCQLAPWDDRGKTSEQVPGIIGVLQKRIADAGVKDANVEVIQPSPLPGIGTTVGFSMQIEQRNTSDNLQAFEKVVNNFIAQANKNPVITNAFSFYTSHTPNYSLTVDREKCEKLGVNISDVFTTIQAYMGSLYINDFTTYNRTFHVVVQADTAFRKVVSNMDKYYVRNSAGTMVPLGTLISYKPVDAPPLISHFNIFRTAEVDGSAAEGHSSGEAIAAMQELAKKTLHEGYDYEFSGLSYEEIKAGSTTIYIFMFSITFVFLFLAALYESWSVPFSVLLAVPIGALGAILALIFVPSLTNNVYAQIGLITLIGLAAKNAILIVEFAKVRVDLGEELIKSTLEAVSLRLRPIIMTSLAFILGVLPLVLATGAGAVARRTIGFTVLGGMLAASTIAIFVVPVLYVVITRFSYGKEKLEYLQAHTEDLKEKARKVEAQNIDPELEYEIEKSRELNKAN, from the coding sequence ATGATTGCTAATACCTTTATTAAAAGACCTGTAACGGCTATCGTTATATCCATTGTGCTCATTATTACGGGTACGGTGAGTATATTGCTGCTGCCTATAGATCAATACCCCGATATTACGCCGCCTATTGTACAGGTGAACGGCCAGTTTACCGGCGCCGACGCGCAAACGGTAGAGCAAACGGTTGCCACCCCCATAGAGGAGCAGGTGAACGGAACCCCCGGCATGGAATACATGCAGAGCAACAGCACCAACAACGGGCAGATGACCATGAATGTAACCTTTAAAACAGGTACAGATATTGACGTTGCCGCGCTTGATGTTCAAAACAGGGTGAGCATAGCTACCCCGTTGCTGCCCTCGGTAGTTAGCCGCCTGGGCCTTACGGTACGCGCCGTTAACCCCAGTATGTTAATGATGGTAGCTATTTATGCGCCTAAAGGCACGCATAACGTTACTTTTTTAGATAACTATACCAATATCTACATTCAGGATGCTTTGCTGCGCGTGCCCGGCGTGGGCAGCATTAACCGCTTTACCGACGATTTTAGTATGCGCATCTGGATGAATCCCGATAAAATGGCATCCTACAGTTTAACCCCTGCCGATGTTATTGCCGCCCTTAACGCGCAAAACGTGCAGGTTGCCGCCGGTACCGCCGGTGTGCCGCCGCAGGCTTCAACCCAAACCTACGAGTTGGGCATTTTGGTGAATGGCCGCCTGAGTAAAGTATCCGAGTTTGAAAAGGTAATTGTGAAAACCATCCCCGGAACGGGGCAACTGGTATACCTGAAGGATGTTGCCCGCGTGGAGCTGGGTAAGTTCACCTTCTCAAGCAACTCCTTTGTTGATGGGCATAAGGCATCGTACCTGCAAATTTACCAGGCGCCGGGCAGCAACGCGCTCGAAACCGCTAACGGCGTTTATGCCGCTCTGGCCAAACTGAAGCAAACCTTTCCGGCAGATGTGGAGTACCGCGTTCCATTTGAGTCGGTTACGGTGGTTAAAGTTTCTATGCAGGATGTGGTAGGCACCTTGTTAAAAACCCTCGGGCTGGTTGCTGTGGTGGTGTTTTTGTTTCTGCAAAACTGGCGCTCAACCTTAATCCCGGTATTGGCTATCCCGGTATCTATTTTTGGTACCTTCTGCTTCTTTATTCCGCTGGGCTTTACCATCAATACCTTAACTATGTTTGGTTTTGTGCTGGCGATAGGTATTGTGGTGGATGATGCCATTATTGTGGTAGAGGCCGTGCAGCATTATATCGATCATGACCACATGTCGCCCAAGGAAGCAACTTACAAAGCCATGAAGGATATTTCGGCGCCGGTAATCGCTATCGCGCTGATATTGGCCGCGGTGTTTGTGCCGGTTGGTTTTATACCGGGTATTGTAGGCAGGCTGTACCAGCAGTTTGCTATTACCATCGCCATCTCGGTGATCATCTCGGCATTTATTGCCCTCTCGTTAACGCCTGCCCTGTGTACGTTGTTGTTAAAACCATCGCCTGCCGGGCAGGAGGCTAAGGGCCTTAATAAATGGTTTGTTAAATTTAATGACTGGTTTCAGCGGATAACCGACAGTTATACCGAGGGAGTGAAAAAGAGTATCAAGGCATCGCGCCTGGTTATTATCATCCTACTCTGTATTTGCGCAGGCACCTACTTCCTGTTCCAGCGTAAGCCATCAGGGTTTATCCCATCCGAGGATGACGGAAACCTGTACGTTACTTTCCAGCTGCCGCCGGCTTCGTCAACGGCCCGGTCGGTGGAAGTGATGTCGCAATTGATGAAGGTAATCGGTTCAACGCCGGGCGTGGCTCATTATGCGGCCTTATCGGGGTTAAACGTGGTAACCAATGCCAGCAACTCTAACAACGGTACCATTTATTGCCAGCTTGCGCCCTGGGACGACCGTGGTAAAACCAGCGAACAGGTGCCCGGCATTATAGGTGTGCTGCAAAAGCGAATAGCCGACGCGGGCGTTAAAGATGCCAATGTGGAGGTGATTCAACCGTCACCCTTGCCGGGGATTGGCACCACCGTTGGTTTTAGTATGCAGATAGAGCAGCGCAATACATCCGATAATTTGCAGGCCTTTGAAAAAGTGGTGAATAACTTTATCGCGCAAGCCAACAAAAATCCGGTGATCACCAACGCGTTCAGTTTTTATACCTCGCATACGCCAAATTATAGCCTGACGGTAGACCGTGAAAAATGCGAAAAGCTGGGGGTTAACATATCCGATGTTTTCACCACCATCCAGGCATACATGGGCAGTTTGTATATTAACGACTTTACTACCTATAACCGTACCTTTCACGTGGTTGTGCAGGCCGATACTGCCTTCCGTAAAGTGGTATCCAATATGGATAAGTATTATGTGCGTAATTCGGCAGGCACCATGGTACCGTTGGGTACGCTGATCAGCTACAAACCTGTGGACGCGCCGCCGCTCATCTCGCACTTCAATATCTTCCGCACCGCCGAAGTTGACGGCTCTGCAGCCGAAGGACACAGCAGCGGCGAGGCCATAGCCGCCATGCAGGAACTGGCTAAGAAAACCCTGCACGAAGGTTACGACTATGAGTTTTCGGGTTTGAGTTATGAGGAGATCAAGGCTGGCTCAACCACCATCTACATCTTCATGTTCTCCATCACCTTCGTGTTCTTGTTTTTGGCTGCCTTGTACGAGAGCTGGTCGGTACCGTTTTCGGTATTGCTGGCCGTGCCAATCGGCGCGCTGGGTGCTATTTTGGCGCTCATATTTGTGCCGAGCTTAACCAATAACGTTTACGCGCAAATCGGTTTGATCACCCTCATCGGCCTCGCGGCCAAAAACGCCATCCTGATTGTGGAGTTTGCCAAAGTGCGGGTTGATCTGGGCGAAGAGCTTATCAAATCCACCCTTGAAGCGGTAAGCCTCCGCTTGCGGCCTATTATCATGACTTCCCTTGCCTTTATATTAGGTGTGCTGCCGCTGGTGCTGGCAACAGGCGCGGGCGCTGTGGCGCGCCGTACCATAGGCTTTACGGTACTGGGCGGTATGCTTGCCGCATCAACCATTGCGATATTTGTGGTGCCGGTGCTTTATGTGGTGATCACCCGCTTCTCCTACGGTAAAGAAAAACTGGAGTACCTGCAGGCGCATACCGAAGACCTGAAAGAAAAAGCCCGCAAGGTTGAAGCGCAAAACATTGACCCCGAACTGGAGTATGAGATTGAAAAATCCCGCGAACTCAATAAAGCTAACTAA